The sequence GCGTCTCTTGCCCCTCACGGTGGCCGGCGCGATAAAGAAGCTGGCCGCCGCCGGGGAGCGCTTTGACCTGATCTTTCTTGATCCCCCCTATGGCCGGGGGCTGGCGGCCGCCACCCTGGCGCAGTTGGGGGAGGGCCAGGTGCTCACGGCTGAGGCCACCGTGGTGGCGGAGATGAGCCGCCGGGAAAGCCCGCCGCCGGCGGCCGGCGTGCTCACCTTGACGGAGGTGCGGGATTATGGCGACACCCGGGTGGCCTTTTATGCCCGCGGTGCGGCGGATGAAAAGGAGCCATGACCTTCATGCCTGATCTGGCGGTATATCCGGGGACCTTCGACCCCATCACCAACGGCCATGTGGACCTGATCAAACGGGGTCTGAAGATCTTTGACCGCATCATCGTGGCGGTGGCCAAAAACCCCGGGAAAAAGCCCCTGTTCACCCTGGAAGAACGGGCCGACATGCTGCGGGTGGCCCTCAAGGACATCCCCGGCGTCACCATCGACACCTTTGACGGCCTGTTGATGGACTACTGCAAGAAGGTCAAAGCCCGGGTGGTGCTGCGGGGACTTCGGGCGGTCACCGATTTCGAATACGAGTTCCAGATGGCCATGATGAACCGGCGCCTGGAACCGGAAGTCGAAACGGTCTTCCTCATGACCGGCCTGAAATGGGTCTTTCTCAGCTCCAGCATCCTGAAGGAGGCTGCGGTGCATGGCGGCGACATCCAGGAGATGGTGCCGCCCGTGGTGTACGAGATGCTCCGAAAAAAATTCGGACTTCCCCCGAAGGATTGACCATGCGCATCTGCGTCATCGACGGCCAGGGGGGCGGCATCGGCGCGGCCATCATCAAGCGGCTGAAGGAGGTTTACGGCGAGGAGCACGAGGTCATCGCCCTGGGCACCAACGCCGTGGCCACCGCCCAGATGATGAAGGCCCGGGCCAACCGGGGGGCCAGCGGCGAAAACGCCATCGTGCGCACCGCG is a genomic window of Desulfobaccales bacterium containing:
- the rsmD gene encoding 16S rRNA (guanine(966)-N(2))-methyltransferase RsmD, whose amino-acid sequence is MRIIAGEFRGRRLAAVKGAVRPTSDRVREAIFSILGEQVAGARVLDLFAGTGALALEALSRGAVAAVLVEEAPAALAVIRRNVAHLGVAERVRLLPLTVAGAIKKLAAAGERFDLIFLDPPYGRGLAAATLAQLGEGQVLTAEATVVAEMSRRESPPPAAGVLTLTEVRDYGDTRVAFYARGAADEKEP
- the coaD gene encoding pantetheine-phosphate adenylyltransferase, which translates into the protein MTFMPDLAVYPGTFDPITNGHVDLIKRGLKIFDRIIVAVAKNPGKKPLFTLEERADMLRVALKDIPGVTIDTFDGLLMDYCKKVKARVVLRGLRAVTDFEYEFQMAMMNRRLEPEVETVFLMTGLKWVFLSSSILKEAAVHGGDIQEMVPPVVYEMLRKKFGLPPKD